In a single window of the Acyrthosiphon pisum isolate AL4f chromosome X, pea_aphid_22Mar2018_4r6ur, whole genome shotgun sequence genome:
- the LOC100169434 gene encoding protein Malvolio-like, whose translation MSDYSLVLTFDESQPRPTNTTDLSSKVEKGEKVHIPESSSTGFSFRKLWAFTGPGFLMSIAYLDPGNIESDLQSGTIARYKLLWVLMSATVLGLVMQRLSARLGVVTGLHLADMCYHQYRKAPRLFVWLMMEVAIIGSDMQEVIGTSIAIYLLSNKMIPLWIGVLITVIDTLSFLMLDKYGLRKLELVFGLFIVIMALSFGFEFAIVQPDIKDMAKGLVTPWCSNCQESSFLQAVGIIGAIIMPHNLYLHSGLVKSRKVDRTKKDKLQEANYYFFIESCLALFVSFVINVCVVSVFAHGLYNKTNSDVLEICTKNNNTYSDIFQNDTELVEVDIYKGGVFLGCQFGIGAMYIWAIGILAAGQSSTMTGCYAGQFVMEGFLNLQWSRWKRVGFTRLVAIAPTFYVAFFSNINDLTGMNDLLNAVMSLQLPFATLPVIAFTSNPRIMGEFTNGLGNVLITIILSAIIISINLYFVIHHTITNFTYNLTLLIGVITYSTIYLFMCAYLTLHLVISMLDDSSVLRKNPFVIRFIGPPIGNTFSQPKQTNYSPPK comes from the exons aTGTCTGATTACAGTTTAGTG cTCACATTTGATGAGTCGCAACCCAGACCGACTAACACTACAGATTTGTCAAGTAAAGTTGAAAAAGGAGAAAAAGTTCATATTCCTGAATCAAGCTCG acggGATTTAGTTTTCGAAAACTATGGGCATTTACAGGGCCTGGATTTTTAATGAGTATTGCCTACCTTGATCCAGGCAACATAGAATCAGATTTACAGTCTGGTACTATTGCCAGATACAAG ttattatgggTGTTGATGAGTGCTACCGTTTTGGGTTTGGTAATGCAACGGCTATCAGCTCGCTTAGGTGTTGTTACCGGTCTTCATTTAGCTGACATGTGTTATCATCAGTACAGAAAAGCTCCAAGACTATTTGTTTGGCTAATGATGGAAGTTGCTATTATTGGTTCAGATATGCAAGAAGTCATCGGTACTTCAATTGCTATTTACTTACTgagtaataaaat gaTACCACTTTGGATAGGAGTGCTGATCACTGTTATTGATACTTTATCTTTTTTGATGCTGGACAAGTATGGACTTCGAAAATTGGAACTAGTATTTGGTCTATTCATTGTTATAATGGCATTGTCATTTGGATTTGag TTTGCAATTGTTCAACCTGATATAAAAGATATGGCTAAAGGCTTGGTTACTCCTTGGTGTTCAAACTGTCAAGAATCTTCTTTTCTTCAGGCTGTTGGTATTATTGGAGCAATCATAATGCCACATAATCTATACTTACACTCAGGCCTAGTCAAg tctaGGAAAGTTGACAGaacaaaaaaagataaattacaaGAAgccaactattatttttttatcgaatctTGTCTTGCTTTATTTGTATCATTTGTGATCAATGTGTGTGTAGTATCAGTTTTTGCTCACGGattatacaataaaactaaCAGTGATGTG ttgGAGATCTGTACCAagaacaataatacatattcgGACATTTTCCAA aatGATACTGAATTAGTAGAAGTTGATATATACAAAGGTGGAGTATTCCTTGGTTGTCAATTTGGCATAGGTGCTATGTATATTTGGGCAATTGGTATCTTAGCTGCCGGTCAAAGTAGTACAATGACTGGATGTTATGCTGGACAATTTGTAATGGAA ggCTTTTTAAATCTTCAATGGAGCCGATGGAAAAGAGTTGGGTTTACTCGACTAGTTGCTATAGCACCCACATTTTATGTGgcattttttagtaatattaatgactTGACTGGTATGAATGACCTATTGAATGCGGTAATGAGCTTACAACTACCATTTGCTACACTTCCAGTAATTGCATTTACCAGTAATCCTCGCATTATGGGAGAGTTCACTAAtggatt GGGAAacgttttaataacaattattttgtctgctattataataagtataaatttatactttGTAATCCATCATACAATCACAAATTTCACTTACAATTTGACTTTATTAATTGGAGTTATAACGtatagtacaatttatttatttatgtgtgcTTATCTTACACTGCATCTCGTTATCAGTATGCTGGATGACTCCAGTGTGTTACGTAAAAATcca TTTGTTATTAGATTTATTGGTCCACCAATTGGGAACACTTTTTCTCAACCTAAACAAACAAATTACTCTCCTCCgaagtaa